Proteins from a genomic interval of Streptomyces fodineus:
- a CDS encoding FAD-dependent oxidoreductase produces MAERTGSRADGGPRIVVVGAGLVGPVAAMYLAARHGPVTVLERHPDPRTAPSRGGRSLTVILSARGWRALRELGLEERVRAIAVPLHGRRGHLPDGGTPLTPYSRDGSPIWAVERARLLDILLDAADATPGVEIRFGEQVVGVDLDTPEVRVRGAFGEHRLRCAHLLGCDGAHSAVRAAMVARGVREHVGTLELAYQEITLELPWCERENMHYWPAGDALFGAFPTLSPGQFTGCVFLRREGPAPSYAAAAAGLPLRDQFAAAFPELARAIPDLGEQLAAKPVSHIALVSCDTWVWEGRAALVGDSCHAMAPFMGQGMNCSFEDVRVLAACLDTERTWEAALAAYQRRRGRDADAVAAISLEHYRTMSRLPDPGAEQAATLSRRLSALFPDRFVPLYERCAFTEESYAEAQESERHLRRLVREIQDRHPGAADRIPDRELRGHVLSRSPL; encoded by the coding sequence ATGGCTGAGCGGACCGGCTCCCGGGCGGACGGCGGCCCGCGGATCGTCGTCGTCGGCGCCGGGCTGGTGGGGCCCGTCGCCGCCATGTACCTCGCCGCACGGCACGGTCCGGTGACGGTTCTCGAACGCCACCCCGACCCCCGGACGGCCCCTTCGCGCGGCGGCCGCTCGCTCACCGTGATCCTCTCCGCCCGGGGCTGGCGGGCCCTGCGCGAACTGGGCCTGGAGGAGCGGGTGCGGGCGATCGCCGTGCCGCTGCACGGCCGCCGCGGGCATCTGCCGGACGGCGGCACGCCGCTGACCCCGTACAGCAGGGACGGCTCGCCGATCTGGGCCGTGGAGCGCGCCCGGCTGCTGGACATCCTGCTGGACGCCGCCGACGCCACGCCCGGCGTGGAGATCCGGTTCGGCGAACAGGTCGTCGGGGTCGACCTGGACACGCCCGAGGTCCGGGTGCGCGGGGCGTTTGGTGAACACCGGCTGCGCTGCGCGCACCTGCTCGGGTGCGACGGCGCGCACTCCGCCGTCCGCGCTGCCATGGTGGCCCGCGGCGTACGCGAGCACGTCGGCACGCTGGAGCTGGCCTACCAGGAGATCACGCTGGAACTGCCGTGGTGCGAGCGGGAGAACATGCACTACTGGCCGGCCGGCGACGCCCTCTTCGGGGCGTTCCCCACCCTGTCGCCCGGCCAGTTCACCGGCTGTGTGTTCCTCCGCAGGGAAGGACCCGCGCCCTCCTACGCCGCGGCGGCCGCCGGTCTCCCCCTGCGGGACCAGTTCGCCGCGGCCTTCCCCGAACTGGCCCGTGCCATCCCCGACCTGGGCGAGCAGCTGGCTGCCAAACCGGTCTCGCACATCGCGCTCGTGAGCTGCGACACCTGGGTGTGGGAGGGCAGGGCGGCCCTGGTGGGGGACTCCTGCCATGCCATGGCACCCTTCATGGGCCAGGGCATGAACTGCTCCTTCGAGGACGTCCGTGTGCTGGCGGCCTGCCTGGACACGGAACGCACCTGGGAGGCGGCGCTCGCTGCGTACCAGCGGCGCCGCGGCAGGGACGCCGACGCCGTCGCCGCCATCTCGCTCGAGCACTACCGCACGATGTCGCGTCTGCCCGACCCCGGCGCCGAGCAGGCGGCCACGCTGAGCCGGCGCCTGTCCGCGCTGTTCCCCGACCGCTTCGTCCCGCTGTACGAGCGCTGCGCCTTCACCGAGGAGAGCTACGCCGAGGCGCAGGAGAGCGAACGGCACCTGCGGCGGCTGGTCCGGGAGATCCAGGACCGCCACCCGGGCGCCGCCGACCGGATCCCCGACCGGGAACTGCGCGGCCACGTGCTGTCCCGGTCACCGCTGTGA
- a CDS encoding non-ribosomal peptide synthetase, with protein sequence MTGTRPATVPELFAAVAARVPDAPAVVYKDTTLSYAQLDQQAGRLARELIRRGVGPDRLVAVAVPRSAELVVVLLAVLKAGGAYLPLDPHYPAARLSYLIDDAAPVLLVRTSTVALPATATPEITVDDPEFTALCARHSGAPVAAEERREPLRPDHLMYVIYTSGSTGSPKGVLVSHEGVGDLVATQAERFAPAPGERVLQWASVSFDAFFWDLTLALLSGATLVMADADDLLPGENLHETLVKYDITHAVLPPVALSITDSDGVLAGGTIMSTGDACTPTLIAKWAPGRRMFNGYGPTEVTVGVSIAGPVEDPDDTGIGRPWTGGRVHVLDERLRPVPDGAEGELYLAGSGLARGYLNRPGLTATRFVPDPFGPPGARMYRSGDRGRRGPGGALHFAGRADDQVKVRGFRIELGEIEACLTRHPAVQIAACVVTGALADARVVSYVTLRPGAGTGPEELRESLAGQLPEHMVPARIAVLEQLPTLSNGKIDRRALRERADAGRTAAAAGPAATPGSHEDVLYATVRELLTLDTVDPGDNLFRIGGNSVVAARLVSILRKKTGVRLPMRAVFEAETLAGLVRLLHEHDTTAPEERR encoded by the coding sequence GTGACGGGGACACGGCCGGCCACGGTTCCCGAGCTGTTCGCGGCGGTGGCGGCCCGGGTGCCGGACGCCCCGGCGGTCGTGTACAAGGACACCACCCTCAGCTACGCGCAGCTCGACCAGCAGGCGGGCCGCCTCGCCCGCGAGCTGATCCGCCGCGGCGTCGGACCGGACCGCCTGGTCGCGGTGGCCGTGCCGCGCTCGGCCGAGCTCGTCGTGGTGCTGCTGGCCGTGCTCAAGGCCGGCGGCGCCTATCTGCCGCTCGACCCCCACTACCCGGCGGCCCGGCTGTCGTACCTGATCGACGACGCCGCCCCGGTGCTGCTGGTGCGCACGAGCACGGTGGCGCTGCCCGCGACGGCCACCCCTGAGATCACCGTCGACGACCCGGAATTCACGGCCCTGTGCGCACGTCACAGCGGGGCCCCCGTCGCGGCGGAGGAGCGGCGCGAGCCGCTGCGGCCGGACCACCTGATGTACGTGATCTACACCTCCGGCTCCACCGGCAGCCCCAAGGGCGTGCTCGTGTCCCACGAGGGAGTGGGCGACCTCGTCGCCACCCAGGCGGAGCGGTTCGCACCGGCTCCCGGCGAGCGCGTACTGCAGTGGGCCTCGGTCAGTTTCGACGCGTTCTTCTGGGACCTGACGCTGGCCCTGCTGTCCGGGGCCACCCTGGTCATGGCCGACGCCGACGACCTGCTGCCCGGCGAGAACCTGCACGAGACCCTGGTCAAGTACGACATCACGCACGCGGTGCTGCCTCCGGTGGCGCTCAGCATCACCGACAGCGACGGGGTGCTCGCGGGCGGCACGATCATGTCCACCGGGGACGCCTGCACCCCGACCCTCATCGCCAAGTGGGCGCCGGGCCGGCGCATGTTCAACGGGTACGGGCCCACCGAGGTGACCGTGGGCGTGTCGATCGCGGGCCCCGTCGAGGACCCGGACGACACCGGCATCGGGCGCCCGTGGACCGGCGGCCGGGTCCATGTGCTGGACGAGCGTCTGCGGCCGGTCCCGGACGGGGCCGAGGGCGAGCTGTACCTCGCCGGCTCCGGCCTGGCGCGCGGCTATCTGAACCGGCCCGGGCTGACCGCGACCAGGTTCGTGCCCGACCCGTTCGGCCCGCCCGGGGCGCGGATGTACCGCTCGGGCGACCGCGGCCGGCGGGGACCGGGCGGTGCACTCCACTTCGCCGGCCGGGCCGACGACCAGGTCAAGGTGCGCGGCTTCCGCATCGAACTCGGCGAGATCGAGGCCTGCCTGACCCGGCACCCGGCGGTGCAGATCGCGGCCTGCGTGGTGACCGGCGCGCTCGCCGACGCCCGGGTCGTCAGCTACGTGACGCTCCGGCCCGGCGCCGGGACCGGCCCCGAGGAGCTGCGGGAGTCCCTCGCCGGGCAGCTGCCCGAGCACATGGTGCCCGCCCGGATCGCCGTGCTGGAGCAGCTGCCCACCCTGTCCAACGGCAAGATCGACCGCCGGGCCCTGCGGGAACGCGCCGACGCCGGGCGCACCGCGGCGGCGGCCGGACCGGCGGCCACGCCCGGCTCGCACGAGGACGTGCTGTACGCCACCGTCCGGGAGCTGCTGACCCTGGACACCGTGGACCCGGGCGACAACCTCTTCCGGATCGGCGGCAACTCGGTGGTCGCGGCCCGGCTGGTCAGCATCCTGCGCAAGAAGACGGGCGTACGCCTGCCGATGCGCGCCGTCTTCGAGGCGGAGACCCTGGCCGGCCTGGTGCGGCTCCTGCACGAACACGACACGACGGCCCCGGAGGAACGGCGGTGA
- a CDS encoding LLM class flavin-dependent oxidoreductase, translating into MTEYGISILPDTGPEDRSPQEYYANLLDVARLTDELGLEYVKMTEHYLHPYGGYCPDPLAFLSAVAAVTGRVRLMTGGIQASFHHPIQLAASTAQLDAISGGRLDVGFARAFLPYEFDAFGVDMDTSTDRFRRTVDATVRLWTEPKVDEDGPFFRYSGATSVPPPTQRAHPPVWTAALITRSSFQWIGESGYNLLVASAPTREKAGQVREMIDFYRSCFLGAEKNRGRQPKVAISIALMLAETDEEARELGRRHLRRHWDTFAAAAGSWQGRASASYQGYREAMVDKHRSGASEDAGLAVLGSPDTAVRQLREIREVLTPDVILFQIDYGQQPRATMRRTLELFARQVRPRLDAEERQEDAR; encoded by the coding sequence ATGACCGAGTACGGAATATCGATCCTGCCGGACACCGGCCCCGAGGACCGCAGCCCGCAGGAGTACTACGCCAACCTGCTGGACGTGGCCCGGCTCACGGACGAACTGGGCCTGGAATACGTCAAGATGACCGAGCACTACCTGCACCCCTACGGCGGCTACTGCCCCGACCCGCTCGCCTTCCTCTCCGCCGTGGCGGCCGTGACCGGCCGGGTCCGCCTGATGACCGGCGGCATCCAGGCCTCCTTCCACCACCCCATCCAACTGGCGGCGAGCACGGCACAGTTGGACGCGATCAGCGGCGGCCGGCTGGACGTGGGCTTCGCCCGCGCCTTCCTGCCCTACGAGTTCGACGCGTTCGGCGTCGACATGGACACCAGCACCGACCGCTTCCGGCGGACCGTCGACGCGACGGTACGGCTGTGGACCGAGCCCAAGGTGGACGAGGACGGGCCGTTCTTCCGCTACTCGGGCGCGACCTCCGTACCGCCGCCCACCCAGCGGGCCCATCCGCCGGTGTGGACGGCCGCCCTCATCACCCGGTCCAGCTTCCAGTGGATCGGCGAGTCCGGCTACAACCTGCTCGTGGCCTCGGCCCCGACCCGCGAGAAGGCCGGCCAGGTCAGGGAGATGATCGACTTCTACCGCTCCTGCTTCCTCGGCGCCGAGAAGAACCGGGGCCGGCAGCCCAAGGTCGCCATCAGCATCGCGCTGATGCTGGCGGAGACCGACGAGGAGGCCCGCGAGCTGGGCCGGCGGCATCTGCGCCGGCACTGGGACACCTTCGCCGCGGCGGCCGGCTCCTGGCAGGGCCGTGCCTCCGCGTCGTACCAGGGCTACCGGGAGGCCATGGTCGACAAACACCGCTCGGGCGCGAGCGAGGACGCCGGTCTGGCCGTACTCGGCTCGCCGGACACCGCGGTGCGTCAACTGCGGGAGATCCGTGAGGTGTTGACCCCCGATGTGATCCTCTTCCAGATCGACTACGGCCAGCAGCCGCGGGCGACGATGCGGCGCACCCTGGAACTCTTCGCCCGCCAGGTCCGGCCCCGGCTCGACGCGGAGGAGCGGCAGGAGGACGCCCGGTGA
- a CDS encoding flavin reductase family protein, with translation MAAVVPEPLRQATAPAAVSPSRFRALMASFPAGVTVVTTAGADGRPHGMTCTAVSSVSDEPATLLVCLKQGSGTLASLCEAARFAVNLLGSDARPVAELFAARGTDRFARVPWTFEPGFGGPHLTRHAHTVADCRVTRTVDVGEHAVVFGEVFAVTARAGTAPDPLLYGLRGYWALGRPGGDPGAAGTTNQQRARS, from the coding sequence GTGGCAGCGGTCGTGCCGGAACCCCTGAGGCAGGCCACCGCACCGGCCGCGGTCTCCCCGTCCCGGTTCCGGGCGCTGATGGCGTCCTTCCCGGCCGGCGTCACCGTCGTCACCACCGCGGGCGCGGACGGCCGCCCGCACGGGATGACCTGCACCGCCGTGTCGAGCGTGTCGGACGAGCCGGCCACCCTCCTGGTCTGCCTCAAGCAGGGCAGCGGCACCCTGGCCTCGCTGTGCGAGGCGGCGCGGTTCGCGGTGAACCTGCTCGGCAGCGACGCACGGCCGGTGGCGGAACTGTTCGCCGCCCGGGGAACGGACCGCTTCGCACGGGTGCCCTGGACCTTCGAGCCCGGCTTCGGCGGGCCGCACCTGACGCGGCACGCCCATACGGTCGCCGACTGCCGTGTCACCCGCACCGTGGACGTCGGGGAGCACGCCGTCGTCTTCGGCGAGGTGTTCGCCGTGACCGCGCGGGCCGGCACGGCACCCGACCCCCTGCTCTACGGACTGCGCGGCTACTGGGCCCTGGGCCGGCCGGGCGGCGACCCCGGTGCCGCGGGCACCACGAACCAGCAGCGCGCGAGGAGTTGA
- a CDS encoding tryptophan halogenase family protein translates to MVDSVVIVGGGTAGWMTATYLKASFGERLKVTLVESKKVPTIGVGEATFSTVRHFFARLGLAEHEWMPECHASYKLAIRFENWRAEGHHFYHPFERPRVVDGFPLADWWLHKRPSDRYDHDTSVLAALCDAQRSPRHVGGGLFEQDLEGVPGQDGGTDRAGATPDGRTTQFPYAYHFDAALLARFLTRYGTERGVRHVLDDVLDVRLDDTGAISGVLTKEHGELTADLYVDCTGFRGLLLNKALEEPFRSYQDSLPNDSAVALRVPVDVTRRGMRPCTTATAQDAGWIWTIPLYGRLGTGYVYASDYCTPEQAERTLREFVGPEAADLPANHIRMRIGRSERSWVKNCVAIGLSSGFVEPLESTGIFFIQNGVEQLVRHLPDGGDGEALRRAYNRQVAGVMDGVREFLVLHYYAAARDDTAYWRDTKTRPLPDALAARIEDWRHKLPDEDSVHPYFHGFEPYSYTAMILGLGGLPVRPRPVLARMDDTAALREFDRVRRQAAALIERLPSQADYLAWQRSCRNP, encoded by the coding sequence ATGGTTGACAGTGTTGTCATCGTCGGCGGTGGCACGGCCGGCTGGATGACCGCCACATATCTCAAGGCCTCCTTCGGCGAGCGGCTCAAGGTCACGCTCGTGGAATCGAAGAAGGTCCCGACGATCGGCGTGGGCGAGGCCACCTTCAGCACGGTCCGGCACTTCTTCGCCCGCCTCGGGCTCGCCGAGCACGAGTGGATGCCGGAATGCCATGCGTCGTACAAGCTCGCCATTCGCTTCGAGAACTGGCGGGCCGAGGGCCACCACTTCTACCACCCCTTCGAACGCCCCCGCGTGGTCGACGGGTTCCCGCTCGCCGACTGGTGGCTGCACAAGCGGCCCAGCGACCGGTACGACCACGACACCTCCGTACTGGCGGCCCTGTGCGACGCCCAGCGCTCGCCCCGCCATGTCGGCGGCGGTCTCTTCGAGCAGGACCTCGAAGGGGTCCCGGGCCAGGACGGCGGGACGGACAGGGCGGGGGCCACACCGGACGGCCGGACGACCCAGTTCCCGTACGCCTACCACTTCGACGCCGCCCTGCTGGCCCGGTTCCTCACCCGGTACGGCACCGAGCGCGGCGTCCGGCACGTGCTGGACGACGTCCTCGACGTACGGCTGGACGACACCGGGGCGATCAGCGGCGTCCTGACCAAGGAACACGGAGAACTCACCGCGGACCTGTACGTCGACTGCACCGGATTCCGCGGGCTGCTGCTGAACAAGGCGCTGGAGGAGCCGTTCCGCTCCTACCAGGACAGCCTGCCGAACGACAGCGCGGTCGCCCTGCGCGTCCCGGTGGACGTGACGCGGCGCGGCATGCGGCCCTGCACCACGGCGACGGCCCAGGACGCGGGCTGGATCTGGACGATCCCGCTCTACGGCCGGCTGGGCACCGGCTATGTCTACGCGAGCGACTACTGCACCCCGGAGCAGGCCGAACGGACGCTGCGGGAGTTCGTCGGACCCGAGGCGGCGGACCTGCCGGCCAACCACATCCGTATGCGCATCGGGCGCAGTGAGCGGTCCTGGGTGAAGAACTGCGTCGCGATCGGACTGTCCAGCGGCTTCGTCGAGCCCCTGGAGTCGACCGGGATCTTCTTCATCCAGAACGGCGTCGAGCAACTGGTGCGCCACCTCCCGGACGGCGGCGACGGCGAGGCGCTGCGCCGCGCCTACAACCGGCAGGTCGCGGGCGTCATGGACGGAGTGCGCGAGTTCCTCGTCCTGCACTACTACGCCGCGGCCCGCGACGACACCGCGTACTGGCGGGACACCAAGACCCGGCCGCTGCCCGACGCGCTCGCCGCCCGTATCGAGGACTGGCGGCACAAGCTGCCCGACGAGGACTCCGTCCACCCGTACTTCCACGGGTTCGAGCCGTACTCGTACACCGCCATGATCCTGGGCCTCGGCGGACTGCCCGTGCGGCCCAGGCCGGTGCTGGCGCGGATGGACGACACCGCCGCGCTGCGGGAGTTCGACCGGGTGCGCCGGCAGGCGGCGGCCCTGATCGAGCGGCTGCCGTCCCAGGCCGACTATCTGGCGTGGCAGCGGTCGTGCCGGAACCCCTGA
- a CDS encoding MbtH family protein, whose protein sequence is MSVNPFDDETGRFRVVVNDEGQHAIWPDFSAVPAGWRSVAGPDSRSACLAYVEEHWTDIRPAGLRDSG, encoded by the coding sequence ATGTCCGTGAACCCTTTCGACGACGAGACGGGGCGGTTCCGCGTCGTGGTGAACGACGAGGGACAGCACGCGATCTGGCCGGACTTCTCGGCCGTACCGGCGGGCTGGCGCAGTGTGGCCGGCCCGGACAGCCGTTCGGCCTGCCTGGCCTATGTCGAGGAGCACTGGACGGACATCCGGCCCGCCGGTCTGCGTGACTCCGGCTGA
- a CDS encoding tryptophan 2,3-dioxygenase family protein, translating to MTGLTYSDYVQTGTLLSLQKTHSPAGADRAVLLAEHFFIVAHQCSELWLKQVLADLETVVDLLRARSDDDLDLGAELLGRAGEVLRLMHEQVVVLERLPLRCFVEFRPRLGTASGAQSEQFRLLAGLIGGDGTNGTLYQAFESASAHRGLSVAGVCRAGLGAGALHRIAEALLDVGNGYWRWKVAHLGLMSSMVGDQEGTGGTSGMDHLARRITVPFPELRRIRGALHAGLTDRAR from the coding sequence ATGACCGGCTTGACCTACTCGGACTATGTGCAGACGGGCACCCTGCTGTCCTTGCAGAAGACGCACTCGCCCGCCGGCGCCGACCGTGCCGTGCTCCTGGCCGAGCACTTCTTCATCGTCGCCCACCAGTGCAGCGAGCTGTGGCTGAAGCAGGTGCTCGCCGACCTCGAGACGGTCGTGGACCTGCTCCGCGCGCGAAGCGACGACGACCTGGACCTCGGGGCGGAACTCCTCGGGCGCGCGGGCGAGGTGCTGCGGCTGATGCACGAACAGGTCGTCGTGCTGGAGCGGCTGCCGCTGCGCTGCTTCGTCGAGTTCCGGCCCCGGCTGGGCACGGCGAGCGGAGCACAGTCGGAGCAGTTCCGGCTGCTGGCCGGGCTGATCGGCGGCGACGGCACGAACGGCACCCTGTACCAGGCCTTTGAGTCGGCGTCGGCGCACCGCGGGCTGTCCGTCGCCGGTGTCTGCCGGGCGGGGCTCGGCGCCGGCGCCCTGCACCGGATCGCCGAGGCCCTGCTCGACGTCGGCAACGGCTACTGGCGCTGGAAGGTCGCCCACCTCGGCCTGATGTCCTCGATGGTCGGCGACCAGGAGGGCACGGGCGGCACCAGCGGCATGGACCATCTCGCCCGGCGCATCACCGTGCCCTTCCCCGAACTGCGGCGCATCCGCGGCGCCCTGCACGCCGGCCTCACCGACCGGGCCCGCTGA